From the genome of Vicia villosa cultivar HV-30 ecotype Madison, WI linkage group LG2, Vvil1.0, whole genome shotgun sequence, one region includes:
- the LOC131653046 gene encoding uncharacterized protein LOC131653046, translated as MSDPYERAKGGRLSFKGGTLATRQKAIDKKKKKKKNKIENPNPNIEEETLVDEEKPETVDGSESSEYTIDAAKKMKYDQLFPVEAKKFGYEPKSKAKSIEEALDDRVKKKADRYCK; from the coding sequence ATGTCAGATCCATATGAACGTGCTAAAGGCGGTAGATTATCCTTCAAAGGAGGAACCCTAGCAACTAGACAAAAAGCCAtagacaaaaagaaaaagaaaaagaagaacaaaatcgaaaaccctaaccctaacatCGAAGAAGAAACCCTAGTAGACGAAGAAAAACCAGAAACCGTTGATGGATCTGAGTCGTCGGAATACACAATTGACGCGGCGAAGAAGATGAAGTACGATCAGCTTTTTCCGGTTGAAGCGAAGAAGTTTGGGTACGAACCGAAAAGTAAGGCGAAGTCGATTGAAGAAGCGCTCGATGATCGTGTCAAGAAGAAAGCTGATCGTTACTGTAAATAA